From one Formosa sediminum genomic stretch:
- a CDS encoding MBL fold metallo-hydrolase, whose product MKVDQIYTGCLAQGAYYIESNGEVAIIDPLREIEPYVNRAEKEGAKIKYIFETHFHADFVSGHVTLSERTGAPIIYGPTANPSFKAIIATDGQEFKLGDVIIKVLHTPGHTMESTTFLLKNESGKDYAIFSGDTLFLGDVGRPDLAQKSDITQDDLAGFLYDSLRTKIMPLADDVIVYPGHGAGSACGKNMMKETVDTLGNQKKMNYALRQDMTKAEFVKEVTDGLTPPPQYFPLNVKMNKEGYDNIDTIIEKGTKALNPEEFETIANAVEALVLDVRHQNDFIKGHIPRSIFIGLQGGFAPWVGALIKDVKQPILLITDPGMEEEAVIRLSRVGFDNTLGYLAGGFEAWKSAGKEFDTISSISAEVFKTRLETENVEVFDVRKDAEYTSEHIENAKNASLEFINDYLSEIPKDTPFYVHCAGGYRSVIAASILKSRGYHNLIDVAGGMKAIREAGIPLTNFVCPSTLKNK is encoded by the coding sequence ATGAAAGTAGATCAGATATATACAGGTTGTTTAGCGCAAGGCGCTTATTATATAGAAAGTAATGGTGAAGTAGCAATTATAGATCCGTTACGAGAAATAGAACCCTATGTTAATAGAGCAGAAAAGGAGGGAGCAAAAATTAAATATATTTTTGAAACACATTTTCATGCCGATTTTGTTAGCGGTCACGTAACTTTATCCGAACGAACTGGTGCTCCAATAATATATGGACCCACAGCAAATCCTTCTTTTAAAGCTATTATAGCTACCGATGGACAGGAATTTAAATTAGGTGATGTCATTATAAAAGTATTGCACACACCAGGTCATACTATGGAAAGTACCACCTTTTTATTGAAAAATGAATCTGGTAAAGATTATGCAATATTTAGCGGAGATACTTTATTTTTAGGTGATGTAGGCCGACCAGATTTGGCTCAGAAAAGTGATATTACACAAGATGATTTAGCTGGATTCTTATACGATAGTTTACGAACTAAAATCATGCCTTTAGCAGATGATGTTATAGTCTATCCTGGGCATGGTGCTGGTTCAGCTTGTGGTAAAAATATGATGAAAGAAACCGTAGATACACTCGGGAATCAGAAAAAAATGAACTATGCTTTGCGTCAAGACATGACTAAAGCTGAATTTGTTAAAGAAGTTACAGATGGTTTAACACCACCACCACAATATTTCCCTTTAAATGTAAAGATGAATAAAGAAGGCTATGATAATATTGATACAATCATAGAAAAAGGCACTAAAGCTTTAAATCCAGAAGAATTTGAAACCATTGCAAATGCTGTTGAAGCTTTGGTTTTAGATGTGCGTCATCAAAATGATTTTATAAAAGGCCACATACCTCGCTCTATTTTTATTGGATTACAAGGTGGATTTGCGCCATGGGTTGGTGCTTTAATCAAAGATGTAAAACAACCGATCTTATTAATTACAGATCCAGGAATGGAAGAGGAGGCTGTAATACGTCTGTCGCGTGTTGGTTTTGATAACACGTTAGGATATTTAGCAGGTGGATTTGAAGCTTGGAAATCTGCAGGTAAGGAATTCGATACAATTTCGTCTATAAGTGCAGAGGTGTTTAAAACACGGTTAGAAACAGAAAATGTAGAGGTGTTTGATGTGAGAAAGGATGCTGAATATACTTCTGAACACATTGAAAATGCAAAAAATGCATCTTTAGAATTTATAAATGATTATTTGTCAGAAATACCAAAAGACACTCCTTTTTATGTGCATTGCGCAGGAGGTTATAGATCTGTAATCGCAGCATCTATTTTAAAAAGTCGTGGTTATCATAATTTAATAGATGTTGCAGGGGGCATGAAAGCTATTCGCGAAGCAGGCATTCCTTTAACAAATTTTGTTTGTCCTTCTACTTTAAAAAATAAGTAA
- a CDS encoding sulfite exporter TauE/SafE family protein has protein sequence MDILHVFGYVGALIVGLVLGLTGGGGSILTVPILVYLLMFNPVTATAYSLFIVGVSSSFGAFKNFQKGLVDLKIAAVFAIPAFTMVYLTRKFIIPAIPKAMFNIGGFLVTKDIFIMVMFAIMMVTASVTMLKPKANHEKVKGYRKLSNLLIFNQAIVIGFFTGIVGAGGGFIIIPALIILGNLSMKKAVGTSLFIIAINSLIGFIGDIGNIEIDWIFLLTFTAIAVVGIFLGSYISNYIPGKKLKKGFGWFVLVMGIYIIIKEVVM, from the coding sequence ATGGATATTTTACATGTTTTTGGTTATGTAGGCGCGCTTATTGTTGGGTTAGTTTTAGGACTTACAGGAGGTGGAGGCTCTATTTTAACTGTGCCTATTCTTGTTTATCTGCTTATGTTTAATCCCGTAACTGCTACTGCATACTCTTTGTTTATTGTAGGGGTGTCATCTAGTTTTGGGGCTTTTAAAAATTTTCAAAAGGGATTAGTGGATTTGAAAATTGCTGCTGTATTTGCAATTCCAGCGTTTACTATGGTATACCTTACGCGTAAATTTATTATTCCAGCAATTCCAAAAGCCATGTTTAATATTGGTGGTTTTCTAGTTACTAAAGATATCTTCATAATGGTAATGTTTGCAATTATGATGGTGACAGCCTCTGTAACCATGCTAAAACCTAAAGCAAATCATGAAAAGGTAAAAGGATATAGAAAATTAAGTAATCTTTTAATTTTTAATCAAGCTATTGTTATAGGTTTTTTTACAGGAATTGTTGGTGCTGGAGGCGGATTTATAATTATACCGGCATTAATAATTCTAGGAAACTTATCTATGAAAAAGGCTGTAGGTACATCCTTGTTTATTATTGCAATTAATTCATTAATTGGTTTTATTGGTGATATCGGAAATATTGAAATCGATTGGATATTTTTATTAACTTTTACAGCAATAGCAGTGGTTGGTATTTTTTTAGGAAGTTATATATCTAATTACATACCAGGTAAAAAGTTAAAAAAAGGGTTTGGTTGGTTTGTCTTAGTAATGGGAATTTATATAATAATTAAAGAAGTCGTAATGTAA
- a CDS encoding Crp/Fnr family transcriptional regulator has product MIEALKRHYGYLFEDELLQDINQCGLFKSVPEGFTLMDIGQTISHMPLLISGALKILREDECGNELLLYFIEQGDTCTMSISCCMGNSKSEIRAIAETPATLIMIPVEKMGAWMGKYKSWQNFILQSYHERTVELLESIDSIAFLKMDERLLKYLKDKAMVNHNEMITVTHQDIAQDLHTSRVVISRLLKKLENDGKLKLYRNQIHLIDL; this is encoded by the coding sequence ATGATTGAAGCTTTAAAAAGACATTACGGGTATTTGTTTGAAGATGAGTTACTTCAAGACATAAATCAATGCGGACTTTTTAAATCCGTACCAGAGGGATTTACTCTTATGGATATTGGTCAGACTATTTCGCATATGCCATTATTAATTAGTGGAGCACTTAAAATTTTAAGAGAAGACGAGTGTGGAAATGAGTTACTATTGTATTTTATAGAACAAGGCGATACATGTACCATGAGTATCTCCTGTTGTATGGGGAATTCTAAAAGTGAAATTCGAGCAATAGCCGAAACTCCGGCAACTTTAATTATGATTCCTGTAGAAAAAATGGGAGCATGGATGGGTAAATATAAAAGTTGGCAAAATTTTATCCTTCAAAGTTATCATGAGCGTACTGTAGAATTATTAGAATCTATAGATAGTATTGCGTTCTTAAAAATGGACGAGCGTTTACTAAAATATCTGAAAGATAAAGCTATGGTAAATCATAATGAAATGATTACCGTAACACATCAAGATATTGCTCAAGATTTACATACTTCGCGAGTTGTTATTTCTAGATTACTAAAAAAGCTAGAAAACGATGGCAAATTAAAACTTTACCGGAATCAAATTCATTTAATAGACCTTTAA
- a CDS encoding aldose epimerase family protein, translating to MKKTSISQSLYGLTPEGKQVQLYTLKNNGGMEVNIITFGGIITALKVPNKHGVVKNVVLGYDTLEPYLTNPTFLGAIIGRYCNRIAKGEFSLNKTVYKLPINNGTNCLHGGNKGFDKVLWNAKTIEDIDRVGLELSYFSPDLEAGFPGNLKVTVVYTLTVNNTLEVSYKATTDKTTVVNLTQHSYFNLSGDFSKTILDQLVMIDADAYIPINSDAIPQGNIDTVRNTPFDFRTPKKVGKDINANHDQIEKGGGFDHCWVLNHQNKHIRLAASVHDETSGRYMEVFTDEPGVQFYTANFLDTPYKPRVALCLETQHYPDSPNQDAFPSTVLNPEETYTSHTAFKFSIK from the coding sequence ATGAAAAAAACATCAATTAGCCAGTCTCTATACGGCCTAACTCCAGAGGGAAAACAAGTGCAACTTTATACGCTTAAAAATAATGGAGGTATGGAGGTTAATATCATTACTTTTGGTGGTATTATTACTGCTTTAAAAGTACCTAATAAACATGGTGTGGTTAAAAATGTGGTTTTAGGTTACGATACATTAGAGCCTTATTTAACCAATCCCACATTTTTAGGAGCTATAATTGGTAGATATTGCAATCGTATTGCTAAAGGTGAATTTTCGCTAAATAAGACTGTATATAAATTGCCAATTAACAATGGTACTAATTGTTTACATGGCGGAAATAAAGGTTTTGATAAAGTACTTTGGAATGCTAAAACTATTGAAGATATAGACCGTGTTGGGTTAGAATTGTCTTACTTTAGTCCAGATCTGGAGGCAGGATTTCCTGGTAATTTAAAGGTGACAGTAGTGTATACTTTAACAGTCAATAATACTTTGGAAGTAAGCTATAAAGCCACTACAGATAAAACTACTGTTGTTAATTTAACACAACACTCTTATTTTAATTTATCTGGGGATTTTTCTAAAACTATTTTAGATCAGTTAGTCATGATAGATGCAGATGCTTATATACCTATTAATTCAGATGCTATTCCGCAAGGAAATATAGATACAGTACGTAATACACCATTCGATTTTAGAACACCAAAAAAAGTAGGGAAAGATATAAATGCTAACCATGACCAAATTGAAAAAGGAGGAGGTTTTGATCATTGTTGGGTTTTAAATCATCAAAATAAACACATCCGTTTAGCAGCAAGTGTACATGATGAGACTAGTGGCCGATATATGGAAGTGTTTACAGACGAGCCGGGAGTGCAGTTTTATACTGCAAATTTTTTAGATACTCCTTATAAGCCTCGTGTTGCTTTATGTTTAGAAACGCAACATTATCCAGATTCGCCTAATCAAGATGCTTTTCCTTCTACAGTTTTAAATCCAGAAGAGACTTATACATCGCACACAGCCTTTAAATTTTCTATAAAATAA
- a CDS encoding GbsR/MarR family transcriptional regulator — protein MKNALLEKKHSLVEKLGVVIENRDQLPPVASRIISYVVLNGKVGTTFDDLVVNLCASKSTISTHLNHLVDLKQLEYFTKQGDRKKYYIISKCHIINHINKMIDNWNTEKELHLEMKSYKKEANELIPDHADKFSLEFHNSYITYLDEVTKSVLKLIEKIEHN, from the coding sequence ATGAAGAACGCACTTCTTGAAAAAAAACATAGCCTCGTTGAAAAACTAGGAGTGGTAATAGAAAACAGAGACCAGCTACCACCTGTAGCCAGTCGTATTATTTCTTATGTAGTTTTAAATGGAAAAGTTGGAACCACTTTCGACGATTTAGTCGTTAACCTATGTGCAAGTAAAAGTACAATTTCTACACATTTAAATCATTTAGTTGATTTAAAACAACTAGAGTACTTTACAAAACAAGGGGATAGAAAAAAGTATTACATCATTAGTAAGTGTCACATTATAAATCATATAAATAAAATGATTGATAATTGGAATACCGAAAAAGAATTACACCTAGAAATGAAATCTTATAAAAAAGAAGCCAATGAATTAATTCCAGACCACGCTGATAAATTCAGCTTAGAATTTCATAATAGTTACATTACTTATTTAGATGAAGTTACTAAATCGGTACTAAAATTAATAGAAAAAATTGAACACAATTAA
- a CDS encoding efflux RND transporter periplasmic adaptor subunit, which yields MKNKHYILISLALIAITFISCGDSKSEQVQQPQQAPSFPVTTLQNKTVTAYQNYPTSIKGIVSSDVSAKVSGYIQKVLVDEGQPVKKGQPLFQLETQSLSQDAGAAKANVNVAQVEVDKLIPLVEKGIISNVQLETAKANLAQAKANYSSITANIGYATIKSPVNGYVGAINFREGALISPSDPTPLTTVSDISKVYAFFSLNESQYLDFLQNAEGENLEEKLSNYPDVNLILANGTLYSEKGKIQTSSGQINQNTGTVSLRAIFDNPNLLITNGSSGKIQIPTIYENAIVIPQEATYEQQGNIMVFKLAENNTIKTSMVKVKATVDNLYVIESGLNTNDVIVVTGVGKLKSGMVITPQNTPFEDAIKQIPTLFRN from the coding sequence ATGAAAAACAAACATTACATTCTTATATCACTAGCACTAATAGCAATAACCTTTATAAGTTGCGGCGATAGTAAATCTGAACAAGTACAACAACCCCAACAAGCACCTAGCTTCCCAGTTACAACACTACAAAATAAAACAGTAACGGCATACCAAAACTACCCTACAAGTATTAAAGGAATAGTAAGTAGTGATGTTAGTGCTAAAGTTAGTGGATACATACAAAAAGTATTGGTAGATGAAGGTCAACCCGTTAAAAAAGGTCAACCTTTATTTCAACTGGAGACCCAATCTTTAAGTCAAGATGCAGGAGCAGCAAAAGCCAATGTAAATGTAGCACAAGTAGAAGTAGATAAATTAATTCCCTTAGTAGAAAAAGGAATTATTAGTAATGTACAATTAGAAACTGCAAAAGCTAATTTAGCTCAAGCAAAAGCCAACTACAGCAGTATAACCGCAAATATTGGATACGCTACTATAAAGAGCCCCGTAAACGGTTATGTTGGCGCTATTAATTTTAGAGAAGGTGCTTTAATTAGTCCGAGTGACCCTACACCTTTAACCACAGTAAGCGATATTAGCAAAGTGTATGCTTTTTTTAGTTTAAATGAAAGCCAATATTTAGACTTTTTACAAAATGCAGAAGGTGAAAATTTAGAAGAAAAATTATCTAACTATCCAGATGTAAATCTAATTTTAGCTAACGGTACTTTGTATTCTGAAAAAGGAAAAATACAAACCAGTTCTGGACAAATTAACCAAAACACTGGAACAGTAAGTTTAAGAGCGATATTTGATAATCCAAATTTATTAATTACAAATGGAAGTAGTGGTAAAATACAAATACCTACAATTTATGAAAACGCTATTGTAATCCCACAAGAAGCAACCTACGAGCAACAAGGAAATATAATGGTATTTAAATTAGCCGAAAATAACACCATTAAAACTTCTATGGTAAAAGTAAAAGCTACAGTAGATAATTTATACGTTATAGAATCTGGACTAAATACAAACGATGTTATAGTAGTTACAGGTGTAGGAAAATTAAAAAGCGGAATGGTAATCACTCCTCAAAACACACCTTTTGAAGATGCTATAAAACAAATTCCAACTCTTTTCAGAAATTAA
- a CDS encoding efflux RND transporter permease subunit produces the protein MLKTFIERPVLSTVISIIIVLLGVISITSLPIEEYPDIAPPTIKVSASYTGANAETVLESVIIPIEEQINGVEGMTYITSTASNTGSAEITVYFDQEMDADIAAVNVQNRVSRASPLLPEEVTKTGVTTQKQETSALMFISMYSENEDYDATFIQNYLKINVIPAMQRISGVGDVSVFSQQDYAMRIWLKPEKLAAYNLIPSDISAVLAEQNLEAAAGSLGENNGESFSYTLTYSGRFRDEGQYSDIVIKALGNGEFLRLKDVATIELDAQSYASNAMSLGNPAVFMGIFQTKGSNAQEIIENIKTTLTTVEKDLPDGLGIFIPYDTSLFLNASIEKVIHTLLEAFLLVFLVVFIFLQDFRSTLIPAIAVPVSIIGTFFFLNVFGYSINLLTLFALVLAIGIVVDDAIVVVEAVHAKMDEGEKNPKTATLVAMNEISGAIISITLVMAAVFFPVTFVTGPTGVFYEQFGVTLIIAILISAVNALTLSPALCALLLKTHENDEDIKGKSPLKRFYTLFNRGFNATIHKYGKSLHFLYRWKWISPLLILIAVIGIYWAANNTPTGFVPNEDRGIIFANIELPAGASLDRTDAVAKKLYAKIENMEGIIGVNVIKGRSLINGTGSNYGMGIIKLEDWSKREDPSLSANAITAKLFGLAAEVPEAQIIFFSPPSIRGFGNSAGFEVNLLDKFGGEFKDLDKANQDFAAALMSHPEIKYAQSAFNTNYPQYEMEVNVPLAKEKGVSVTSIFSTLQGYIGGIYASDFSKFGKQFRVYIQALPEDRADANALNSMYVRTDTGEMTPITQFVNLKRVYGPQSVTRFNLLNSTTISGATNDGFSTGDAIRVIEEEVAKLPSNYTIAYSGLTREEVNAGNQTTFIFFLSILFVYFFLSAQYESYLLPFAVILSLPFGVFGAYISTKFLGLENNIYFQISLIMLIGLLAKNAILIVEIALQRRKSGQSIIEAAIDGAKSRLRPILMTSFAFILGLIPLVIAKGVGSEGNKSIGTGAVGGLLIGTVLGVFVIPILFILFQWLQEKISSKPVVIEQNLEQ, from the coding sequence ATGTTAAAAACATTTATTGAAAGACCTGTACTTTCAACAGTAATTTCTATTATTATAGTTCTACTAGGAGTAATTAGTATAACGAGCTTACCAATAGAAGAATATCCAGATATTGCTCCACCTACAATAAAAGTATCTGCATCCTATACAGGTGCAAACGCAGAAACCGTTTTAGAGAGTGTTATTATTCCTATAGAAGAACAAATCAACGGTGTAGAAGGTATGACATACATTACATCTACAGCATCTAACACAGGTTCTGCAGAAATCACTGTTTATTTTGACCAAGAAATGGACGCAGACATTGCCGCAGTAAACGTACAAAACCGTGTAAGTAGAGCATCGCCATTATTACCAGAAGAAGTTACTAAAACCGGAGTCACAACACAAAAGCAAGAAACGAGTGCTTTAATGTTTATTTCGATGTACTCGGAAAATGAGGATTACGATGCTACTTTTATTCAAAATTATTTAAAAATTAACGTCATTCCAGCCATGCAACGTATTAGCGGTGTTGGTGATGTTAGTGTATTCTCGCAACAAGATTACGCCATGCGTATTTGGTTAAAACCAGAAAAACTTGCTGCTTATAATTTAATCCCTTCAGATATTTCTGCCGTTTTAGCAGAACAAAATTTAGAAGCTGCTGCTGGATCTTTAGGAGAAAATAACGGAGAATCTTTCTCGTATACATTAACTTATAGTGGTAGATTTAGAGATGAAGGTCAATACAGTGATATTGTAATCAAAGCCTTAGGAAATGGAGAGTTTTTAAGATTAAAAGATGTCGCTACTATTGAATTAGATGCACAGTCTTACGCATCAAATGCGATGAGTTTAGGAAATCCTGCAGTGTTTATGGGAATTTTCCAAACAAAAGGCTCTAATGCCCAAGAAATTATTGAAAATATAAAAACAACATTAACCACAGTAGAAAAAGATTTACCTGATGGTCTAGGCATCTTTATACCATACGATACTAGTTTATTCTTAAATGCATCAATAGAAAAAGTAATACACACTTTACTTGAAGCCTTTTTACTGGTATTCTTAGTAGTTTTTATATTCTTACAAGATTTTAGATCCACTTTAATTCCTGCTATTGCAGTTCCAGTATCTATTATTGGTACATTCTTTTTCTTAAATGTTTTCGGGTACTCGATAAACTTATTAACACTATTCGCACTCGTGCTCGCGATTGGTATAGTGGTAGATGATGCTATTGTTGTTGTAGAAGCCGTTCATGCCAAAATGGATGAAGGTGAAAAAAATCCAAAAACAGCCACTTTAGTTGCTATGAATGAAATTTCTGGGGCTATTATTTCGATAACTTTAGTAATGGCTGCAGTATTCTTCCCAGTAACTTTTGTAACTGGTCCAACAGGAGTATTTTATGAACAATTTGGGGTTACTCTAATTATTGCCATCTTAATTTCGGCAGTTAATGCCTTAACATTAAGTCCAGCATTATGTGCCTTATTATTAAAAACGCATGAAAATGATGAAGACATTAAAGGCAAAAGTCCTTTAAAACGTTTCTATACTCTATTTAACAGAGGATTTAATGCTACTATACATAAGTACGGAAAATCACTTCACTTTTTATACAGATGGAAATGGATCTCACCACTACTTATTTTAATAGCCGTAATAGGTATTTATTGGGCTGCCAATAACACTCCTACAGGTTTTGTACCTAATGAAGACAGAGGAATTATTTTTGCAAATATCGAGCTTCCTGCAGGTGCTTCTTTAGATAGAACAGACGCTGTAGCTAAAAAACTTTACGCCAAAATTGAAAATATGGAAGGTATTATTGGTGTAAACGTAATTAAAGGACGTAGTTTAATTAACGGTACAGGTTCTAACTATGGTATGGGAATTATTAAATTAGAGGATTGGAGCAAACGTGAAGATCCAAGTCTTTCTGCAAATGCTATTACTGCAAAATTATTTGGTCTGGCGGCAGAAGTTCCTGAAGCTCAAATTATATTCTTCTCTCCTCCTAGTATTCGTGGATTCGGTAATTCTGCTGGATTCGAGGTCAATTTACTTGACAAATTTGGAGGTGAATTTAAAGATCTAGATAAAGCAAATCAAGATTTTGCAGCAGCATTAATGAGTCACCCAGAAATTAAATATGCGCAATCTGCCTTTAACACAAACTATCCACAATACGAGATGGAAGTAAATGTGCCACTAGCTAAAGAAAAAGGTGTTTCGGTAACAAGTATTTTTTCAACTTTACAAGGATACATTGGAGGGATTTACGCTTCAGATTTTTCTAAATTCGGAAAACAATTTAGAGTATATATTCAAGCTTTACCAGAAGACAGAGCAGATGCAAATGCTTTAAATAGCATGTACGTAAGAACTGACACAGGTGAGATGACGCCAATTACCCAGTTTGTAAATTTAAAACGCGTATATGGACCACAATCTGTAACTCGTTTTAACCTATTAAACTCTACAACTATTTCAGGAGCAACAAATGATGGGTTTAGTACAGGAGATGCGATTAGAGTTATTGAAGAAGAAGTTGCAAAACTGCCTAGTAATTACACCATTGCATACTCTGGACTTACTCGTGAAGAAGTTAATGCAGGAAATCAAACCACTTTTATATTTTTCTTAAGTATTCTATTTGTGTACTTCTTTTTAAGTGCACAATACGAAAGTTATTTGTTACCCTTTGCAGTAATCCTCTCATTACCTTTTGGTGTATTTGGAGCTTATATAAGTACTAAATTTTTAGGTTTAGAAAACAATATATATTTCCAAATTTCCCTCATTATGCTTATTGGGTTACTAGCAAAAAATGCTATCCTAATTGTTGAAATTGCATTACAAAGAAGAAAAAGTGGCCAAAGTATTATTGAAGCTGCAATAGATGGTGCAAAGTCTCGTTTACGTCCGATTTTAATGACCTCTTTTGCCTTTATTTTAGGGTTAATACCACTTGTTATAGCTAAAGGAGTTGGTTCTGAAGGAAATAAATCTATTGGGACAGGTGCCGTTGGAGGATTATTAATAGGTACTGTTTTAGGGGTATTTGTAATTCCTATATTATTTATTTTATTTCAATGGTTACAAGAAAAAATTTCGAGTAAGCCAGTAGTTATCGAACAAAACTTAGAACAATAA